One stretch of Roseovarius mucosus DNA includes these proteins:
- a CDS encoding BLUF domain-containing protein, translated as MPLTQLIYASQPFGFDPAMLAGILLDARRYNARDDITGALIVRGDMYLQLLEGPKPKVEATYDRIIQDDRHVNPVRLMHREVQERMFPKWSMLDDPAQSWVWSIAEVRGGALERFSAGQEALKFFQRLAASRCDTAG; from the coding sequence ATGCCGCTGACCCAGTTGATCTACGCCTCTCAGCCTTTTGGCTTTGACCCGGCGATGCTGGCGGGCATCCTGCTGGATGCGCGGCGCTACAACGCCCGTGACGACATTACCGGTGCGTTGATTGTGCGCGGCGATATGTATCTTCAACTTTTGGAAGGTCCGAAGCCCAAGGTCGAGGCGACCTATGATCGGATCATTCAGGATGACCGGCATGTCAATCCGGTGCGCCTGATGCACCGCGAAGTGCAAGAGCGGATGTTTCCCAAATGGTCGATGCTGGACGATCCGGCGCAAAGCTGGGTCTGGAGCATCGCCGAAGTGCGCGGCGGCGCGTTGGAGCGGTTTTCGGCTGGGCAGGAGGCGCTAAAGTTCTTTCAGCGGCTGGCCGCATCGCGGTGTGATACGGCGGGGTGA
- the pheS gene encoding phenylalanine--tRNA ligase subunit alpha: protein MSDLREKYLTAIAHAGDETTLEDLRVQAVGKKGEISLAMRELGRMSPEERQEAGPRLNALKDEITSALAAKKQALGDAALDERLRGEWLDVTLPARGRRAGTIHPVSQVTEEVTAIFADMGFAVAEGPQIESDWFNFDALNIPGHHPARAEMDTFYTHRADGDERPPHVLRTHTSPVQIRSMQANGAPIRIIAPGRVYRADYDQTHTPMFHQVEGLAIDRAISMANLKWVLEEFVKAFFEVDNVDLRFRASHFPFTEPSAEVDIRCSWEGGTLKVGEGNDWLEILGSGMVHPKVLQAGNIDPNEWQGFAFGMGIDRIAMLKYGIPDLRAFFDSDLRWLRHYGFASLDQPTLHGGLSR from the coding sequence ATGAGTGATCTGCGGGAAAAATATCTGACGGCGATTGCCCATGCGGGCGACGAGACCACGCTTGAGGATCTGCGTGTGCAGGCCGTTGGCAAGAAGGGCGAAATCAGCCTTGCGATGCGCGAATTGGGGCGGATGAGCCCGGAAGAGCGGCAAGAGGCCGGACCACGCCTGAACGCGCTGAAAGACGAGATCACAAGCGCACTTGCCGCCAAGAAACAAGCCTTGGGCGATGCCGCGCTGGATGAACGCTTGCGGGGCGAGTGGCTGGATGTGACGCTGCCTGCGCGCGGGCGCAGGGCGGGCACGATCCACCCGGTCAGCCAAGTGACAGAGGAAGTCACCGCAATCTTTGCCGACATGGGTTTTGCCGTGGCCGAAGGTCCGCAAATAGAATCCGACTGGTTCAATTTCGACGCACTGAACATTCCCGGCCATCACCCGGCACGTGCCGAAATGGATACGTTTTACACGCATCGGGCGGACGGGGACGAACGGCCGCCGCATGTCCTGCGCACCCACACCAGCCCGGTGCAGATCCGTAGCATGCAGGCCAATGGCGCGCCCATTCGGATCATTGCGCCGGGCCGCGTCTATCGTGCCGATTACGATCAGACCCATACACCCATGTTCCATCAGGTCGAAGGTCTGGCGATTGACCGTGCCATTTCCATGGCCAACCTCAAATGGGTGCTGGAAGAGTTCGTCAAAGCGTTCTTTGAGGTGGACAATGTCGATCTGCGTTTTCGCGCGTCGCATTTCCCCTTCACCGAGCCATCGGCCGAGGTGGATATCCGCTGTTCTTGGGAAGGTGGCACGCTCAAGGTGGGCGAGGGCAATGACTGGCTTGAAATTCTCGGGTCCGGAATGGTCCATCCCAAGGTGTTGCAGGCGGGGAATATCGACCCGAATGAGTGGCAAGGCTTTGCGTTTGGCATGGGGATCGACCGGATCGCGATGCTGAAATACGGGATTCCTGATCTGCGGGCGTTCTTTGATTCTGATTTACGCTGGCTGCGGCATTACGGGTTTGCGAGCCTTGATCAGCCGACGCTGCATGGCGGGTTGTCGCGGTAG
- a CDS encoding DUF1203 domain-containing protein: protein MIAIAALPTETVRALQAGAPDAYGTPPEHHVAQGSGNPCRHCLRLIPEGAAMLILAYRPFAGLHPYAETGPIFLCADACARHDGTAIPEVLRDSPDYLLKGYNSRDRIVYGTGRVVAAAEIPTYAEQVFEQRDVAYIHVRSARNSCYQARIDRA, encoded by the coding sequence ATGATTGCTATCGCCGCCTTGCCCACAGAGACTGTCCGCGCCTTGCAAGCTGGCGCGCCCGATGCCTATGGAACCCCGCCTGAACATCATGTGGCGCAGGGATCTGGCAATCCTTGCCGCCATTGTCTGCGCCTCATACCCGAGGGGGCGGCGATGCTGATCCTCGCCTATCGGCCCTTTGCCGGGTTGCATCCCTATGCGGAGACCGGGCCGATTTTCCTCTGTGCGGATGCCTGCGCGCGGCATGACGGCACAGCGATTCCCGAAGTCTTGCGAGACAGCCCCGACTATCTGCTCAAGGGTTACAACAGCCGGGACCGCATAGTTTACGGCACCGGTCGTGTTGTGGCGGCGGCCGAGATCCCTACCTATGCCGAACAGGTGTTCGAGCAGAGGGATGTGGCCTATATCCATGTTCGCTCGGCGCGCAACAGTTGCTATCAGGCGCGGATCGACCGGGCTTGA
- a CDS encoding ion transporter — protein sequence MNFRTRVGAFIDTSLFQNAILGVILFNAVILGMETSDPIMERAGDLILLLDKLCLAVFVVEIAAKLFARGIGGFFRNGWNIFDFVIVGISLVPATQGLSVLRALRILRLLRVVSVAPSLRRVVEGLVTALPGMGSVFLLMGMLFYIGSVMATKLFGAAYPEWFGDLGRSAYSLFQIMTLESWSMGIVRPVMEEFPYAWAFFVPFIMVTTFAVVNLLVGLIVNSMQDAHHAEDVEKTDNYRDEVLTRLTQLEALLRDVQDKNPKG from the coding sequence ATGAATTTTCGCACCCGCGTCGGCGCATTCATCGACACCTCTCTGTTTCAAAACGCGATTCTGGGCGTGATCCTGTTCAATGCCGTGATCCTTGGCATGGAAACCTCTGATCCGATCATGGAGCGGGCGGGTGATCTGATCCTTTTGCTCGACAAGCTCTGTCTTGCGGTTTTCGTGGTCGAGATCGCCGCCAAACTTTTTGCGCGCGGAATCGGGGGATTTTTCCGGAACGGTTGGAATATCTTTGATTTCGTTATCGTGGGTATTTCTTTGGTTCCGGCCACTCAGGGCCTGTCGGTGTTGCGGGCACTTCGTATCCTGCGTCTGTTGCGCGTCGTGTCTGTTGCGCCCTCACTGCGTCGGGTGGTCGAGGGGTTGGTGACGGCCCTACCCGGCATGGGGTCGGTGTTCCTTTTGATGGGTATGCTGTTCTATATCGGGTCCGTGATGGCGACCAAATTGTTTGGCGCGGCGTACCCGGAGTGGTTCGGTGATCTGGGTCGCTCGGCCTATTCGCTTTTCCAGATCATGACGCTCGAATCCTGGTCGATGGGCATCGTGCGCCCGGTGATGGAGGAATTCCCCTATGCCTGGGCGTTTTTTGTGCCCTTCATCATGGTCACGACCTTTGCGGTGGTGAACTTGCTGGTCGGTCTGATCGTCAACTCGATGCAGGATGCGCATCACGCTGAGGACGTAGAAAAGACCGACAATTACCGCGATGAAGTGTTGACGCGACTCACACAGCTCGAGGCGCTGCTCCGGGACGTTCAGGACAAGAATCCGAAAGGGTGA
- a CDS encoding HIT domain-containing protein produces the protein MPYAYDPQNIFARILRGEIPNKTVLETAHTLAFHDIQPQAPVHVLVIPKGAYVSYDHFASEASDAEIVDFNRAVAEVCRQTGVDLGADGQGFRAITNAGAHGVQEVPHYHLHILGGRMLGRMLARAET, from the coding sequence ATGCCCTATGCCTATGATCCCCAGAATATCTTTGCCCGAATCCTGCGCGGTGAGATTCCGAACAAAACGGTGCTGGAGACGGCGCATACCCTTGCATTTCACGATATCCAGCCGCAGGCCCCGGTGCATGTGCTGGTGATCCCCAAAGGGGCCTATGTCAGCTACGATCACTTTGCGTCAGAGGCGAGTGATGCTGAGATCGTCGATTTCAACCGCGCCGTAGCCGAGGTGTGCCGCCAGACGGGCGTTGATCTGGGCGCAGATGGTCAGGGTTTTCGCGCGATTACCAACGCCGGTGCCCATGGTGTGCAGGAGGTGCCGCATTACCATCTGCATATCCTCGGCGGTCGAATGCTGGGCCGCATGCTAGCGCGCGCCGAAACCTGA
- a CDS encoding DUF5928 domain-containing protein, whose protein sequence is MAKIAFILLCHKDPEAIIRQAEMLTAAGDYMAIHFDARAKPEAFNRIKTALADNPSVTFARKRIKCGWGAWSLVQATLYAVEAAVDEFPRATHFYMLSGDCAPIKSARFAHQFLDNRDVDYVESFDYFESDWIKTGMKEERLIYRHFFNERTQPKRFYASYNLQRKLGLTRPIPPDIQIQIGSQWWCLRRRTVEWILEFTRKRRDVMRFFRTTWIPDETFFQTLVRHLVPESEIETRTLTFLMFTDYGMPVTFYNDHYDLLLSQDYLFARKISPEALELKRRLGTLYSDERAQFQISNEGRGLFQFLTARGREGRRFAQRFWETESTLGRERELMIVVCKKWHVAKRLLERIRQVTNLPAIEYLFNEEGTALPDLGGIQGTLAKRTRHRRALMRMLFDYYETDRLLVCMDPGSIDLLQDFCGDRAVTKLLEVQCHFTDAYLIGHAMRVGLAGEQTPPETLERLLPTIRGDMTYESDRIRDSEFENHMILRQSDDRGQRADLLARFLDIPREKAQEIAEPDHLFAD, encoded by the coding sequence ATGGCAAAGATCGCATTCATCCTGCTGTGTCACAAGGACCCTGAGGCGATCATCCGTCAGGCTGAGATGCTGACGGCTGCGGGCGACTATATGGCGATCCATTTTGACGCACGCGCCAAGCCCGAGGCTTTTAACCGGATCAAGACAGCCCTGGCGGATAATCCCAGTGTGACCTTCGCGAGAAAGCGCATCAAATGCGGTTGGGGCGCTTGGTCTTTGGTGCAAGCCACGCTTTACGCGGTTGAGGCGGCGGTTGACGAATTTCCGCGTGCCACGCATTTTTACATGCTCTCGGGCGATTGCGCGCCGATCAAGTCGGCACGTTTTGCGCATCAATTTTTGGACAATCGCGATGTCGATTATGTCGAAAGTTTCGACTACTTTGAGAGTGACTGGATCAAAACCGGGATGAAGGAAGAGCGGCTGATTTATCGCCACTTCTTCAACGAGCGCACACAGCCCAAGCGGTTCTACGCGTCATACAACCTCCAGCGCAAACTGGGTCTGACGCGCCCCATTCCGCCTGACATCCAAATCCAGATCGGAAGCCAGTGGTGGTGCCTTCGGCGGCGCACAGTCGAGTGGATTTTGGAATTCACCCGCAAACGGCGCGATGTGATGCGGTTTTTTCGCACCACATGGATTCCCGATGAAACGTTCTTTCAAACGCTTGTGCGGCATCTGGTGCCTGAGAGTGAGATTGAGACGCGCACGCTGACATTTCTCATGTTCACAGACTATGGGATGCCGGTCACGTTCTACAACGACCACTACGACCTCTTGCTCAGTCAGGATTATCTCTTTGCCCGCAAGATCAGCCCCGAGGCATTGGAGCTGAAGCGGCGTTTGGGCACGCTCTATTCTGACGAGCGCGCGCAGTTCCAGATTTCGAACGAGGGGCGCGGCCTGTTTCAGTTTCTGACTGCGCGGGGCCGGGAAGGCCGACGATTTGCTCAGCGGTTCTGGGAAACCGAAAGCACGCTGGGGCGTGAGCGCGAGCTGATGATCGTTGTGTGCAAGAAATGGCATGTGGCCAAGCGTTTGCTGGAACGCATCCGACAGGTCACAAACCTGCCTGCAATCGAATATCTTTTCAACGAAGAGGGCACAGCTCTGCCTGATCTGGGGGGTATTCAGGGTACTTTGGCTAAACGAACCCGGCATCGGCGGGCTCTGATGCGGATGCTGTTCGATTACTATGAGACGGATCGCCTGCTTGTCTGCATGGACCCCGGCAGCATTGATCTCTTGCAGGATTTCTGCGGCGACCGCGCTGTGACCAAGCTTTTGGAAGTTCAGTGTCATTTTACCGATGCGTATCTGATTGGTCATGCCATGCGTGTGGGACTGGCGGGCGAACAGACCCCGCCCGAGACATTAGAGCGGCTGTTGCCCACAATCCGAGGCGACATGACCTATGAGAGCGACCGCATACGCGATTCCGAATTCGAGAATCACATGATCCTGCGGCAATCGGATGATCGGGGCCAACGCGCCGATCTATTGGCGCGCTTCCTTGATATTCCGCGCGAAAAAGCGCAGGAAATCGCAGAGCCCGACCACCTGTTTGCAGATTGA
- a CDS encoding sulfotransferase family protein, whose translation MGFPGTWMTESESVVYRVVPKCACSTIGQILYYSDHGVFFDGDIHDATEGLHKWAREDSQKLINANVKTHTSYAFSCVRNPYTRILSSFFDKICGIQRNGSRYRGKLVPTIIQKYGIEVGGDDGKQEFDQIKSFRRFLLFARDTIRWKRPMEPDIHWSAMSGHISTFIVNGGRYNKIFWTEKFDDGMGEVLGAINTKHTIDLKTIPRFNESEGHGPKRAHPVEEYFDDLSMHLIYEIYKRDFDLFKYDFENPANKMPIGEIDLDEVHAKLGD comes from the coding sequence ATGGGATTTCCCGGAACCTGGATGACCGAAAGCGAGAGCGTGGTCTACCGCGTGGTCCCCAAGTGTGCCTGCTCGACCATCGGGCAAATTCTCTATTATTCCGATCATGGCGTGTTCTTTGATGGCGACATTCACGACGCAACAGAGGGCCTTCATAAATGGGCGCGCGAAGACAGTCAGAAGCTGATCAACGCCAATGTGAAAACCCATACCTCCTATGCGTTTTCCTGCGTGCGCAACCCATATACCCGCATCCTGTCGTCTTTTTTCGACAAGATTTGCGGCATTCAGCGCAACGGCAGCCGCTATCGCGGCAAGCTGGTGCCGACCATCATCCAGAAATACGGAATTGAAGTGGGCGGCGACGACGGCAAGCAAGAGTTTGACCAGATCAAAAGCTTTCGCCGGTTTTTGCTCTTTGCTCGGGACACCATCCGCTGGAAACGACCGATGGAGCCAGATATTCACTGGTCCGCGATGTCGGGCCATATCTCGACCTTTATCGTCAACGGTGGCCGCTACAACAAGATTTTCTGGACAGAGAAATTCGATGACGGCATGGGCGAGGTGCTGGGGGCGATCAACACCAAGCATACGATCGACCTCAAAACCATTCCTCGGTTCAACGAATCCGAAGGCCACGGGCCCAAACGCGCACATCCTGTCGAAGAGTATTTCGACGACCTCTCGATGCATCTGATCTACGAAATATACAAACGTGATTTTGACCTCTTCAAATATGATTTCGAGAATCCGGCCAACAAGATGCCAATAGGTGAGATCGACCTTGACGAGGTGCATGCCAAGCTGGGCGACTGA